A stretch of the Candidatus Methylomirabilota bacterium genome encodes the following:
- a CDS encoding methyltransferase domain-containing protein has protein sequence MSVTDFYDRHPINEQQVLAAVARRRGAVLAALTAEDLFDFDQDHYGGLAAVETLARRAGIRGASRVLDVCAGLGGPARFLASRFGCRVVALELNQGRAAGAHRLTRLVGLAGRVVAVRGDATALPLASARFDACLSQEALLHVEDKAAVLGECRRVLVPGGRLAFTDWTAYPRLDDRERQRLREWMGATTLQTLDGYRRLLGRAGFGAIEAEDVSEQWRPILRARLEMYRALRAETVARFGERWYRDYQQLYTFFVRLVEAGRLGGGRFTGTS, from the coding sequence GTGAGCGTCACTGACTTTTACGACCGCCATCCGATCAACGAGCAGCAGGTCCTGGCCGCCGTCGCCCGGCGCCGCGGCGCGGTCCTCGCCGCGCTCACGGCCGAGGATCTGTTCGACTTCGATCAAGATCACTACGGCGGGCTGGCGGCGGTGGAGACGCTCGCCCGGCGGGCCGGCATCCGCGGGGCCTCGCGCGTGCTGGACGTCTGCGCGGGGCTGGGAGGTCCCGCGCGCTTTCTGGCCTCCCGGTTCGGGTGCCGGGTCGTGGCGCTCGAGCTCAATCAGGGCCGCGCCGCGGGCGCCCATCGGCTCACGCGCCTGGTGGGCCTGGCCGGGCGGGTCGTGGCGGTCAGGGGCGACGCGACGGCCCTGCCGCTGGCCTCCGCGCGCTTCGATGCCTGCCTGAGCCAGGAGGCGCTGCTGCACGTGGAGGACAAGGCCGCGGTGCTGGGGGAGTGCCGGCGCGTGCTGGTCCCCGGGGGCCGGCTGGCCTTCACCGACTGGACTGCCTACCCGAGGCTCGACGACCGTGAGCGTCAGCGCCTGCGCGAGTGGATGGGGGCGACGACGCTCCAGACGCTCGACGGCTATCGCCGGCTGCTGGGACGCGCCGGGTTCGGGGCGATCGAGGCCGAGGACGTGTCCGAGCAGTGGCGGCCGATCTTGAGAGCACGGCTCGAGATGTACCGGGCGCTGCGCGCGGAGACGGTCGCCCGCTTCGGCGAGCGGTGGTACCGCGACTACCAACAGCTCTACACGTTCTTCGTGCGACTGGTGGAGGCGGGCAGGCTCGGCGGCGGCCGCTTCACCGGAACTTCTTGA